From Arthrobacter sp. MMS18-M83, the proteins below share one genomic window:
- a CDS encoding ATP/GTP-binding protein, with amino-acid sequence MIDTTLEPNPAATEPDPARGQDPTKAPGWVQKTRSKFAAPDATIAAADADPNEWLPWISRGSLLRKSDSKAAKGFYAPALPGSPTSTKQAEILNTTLIAAPTGASGVSQGRDVMSRTGVNSDPITGYNSTPKIVTSTGVIVLGDVGSAKSSLVKCNYVIRPLILKDRRAVIFDKKDQAGEGEYSELCRHYGHDPLRFTMDESSTRWNLVDPGLSSRNDDGGDNHLELLYTIPSLVRSGVIADEWERKTIRLAYRSLLKAFEGGRKPTLDDFVRRLGFIDVHEPSLVGMSGAAVERLHQAGLSIRWVFDDLLDSYGTVFDGETSKEVKLDGKITSFDISQLPDAGPCIPTVMGVANLWLLATARRERGWKTNVITEEAWYIMGTELAKQARSNQKLARGLGFSNIFVMHKGSDVPVGSPGMAVIQEAHTIHVYRQNRPEEAKWCQETFGFQRETAPIIENLDNGHHIFKVGAGNPETEVQHIRSEWEKKMTDTDTALSTEEGAR; translated from the coding sequence ATGATCGATACGACGCTGGAGCCAAACCCGGCCGCTACTGAGCCGGACCCTGCCCGGGGACAGGATCCCACGAAAGCCCCCGGCTGGGTGCAGAAGACGCGCAGCAAATTTGCTGCCCCTGATGCGACGATCGCGGCGGCGGACGCTGACCCGAATGAGTGGCTGCCGTGGATTTCCCGGGGCTCGCTGCTGCGCAAGAGCGACAGCAAAGCGGCCAAGGGCTTCTACGCCCCGGCCCTTCCGGGTTCTCCGACGTCCACGAAGCAAGCCGAGATTCTGAACACCACACTGATTGCCGCGCCTACCGGTGCTTCGGGCGTGAGCCAGGGCCGGGATGTGATGAGCCGGACGGGTGTGAACTCGGACCCGATCACCGGCTATAACTCCACCCCGAAAATTGTTACCTCCACCGGCGTGATTGTCCTGGGCGATGTGGGCTCGGCCAAGTCCTCCTTGGTCAAGTGCAACTACGTGATCCGGCCCCTGATCCTCAAAGACCGGCGTGCGGTGATCTTCGACAAGAAGGATCAGGCCGGGGAGGGCGAGTACTCGGAGCTCTGCCGCCACTATGGCCATGACCCGCTGCGGTTCACCATGGATGAGAGCAGCACAAGGTGGAACCTTGTCGATCCGGGTCTGTCCTCCAGGAACGACGACGGCGGAGACAACCACCTAGAGCTGCTCTACACGATCCCGTCTCTGGTCCGTAGCGGTGTCATCGCCGATGAGTGGGAACGCAAAACGATCCGTCTGGCTTACCGTTCATTGTTGAAGGCGTTTGAGGGCGGCCGGAAACCGACGCTGGATGATTTCGTCCGGCGCCTGGGCTTCATCGATGTCCATGAGCCCTCGTTGGTGGGGATGTCGGGAGCGGCGGTGGAACGGCTGCACCAGGCGGGCCTGTCGATCCGCTGGGTCTTTGATGACCTGTTGGACTCCTACGGCACGGTCTTTGATGGTGAAACCTCCAAAGAGGTGAAGCTCGACGGGAAGATCACCAGCTTCGATATCTCCCAGCTGCCGGATGCCGGCCCGTGCATTCCCACGGTCATGGGGGTCGCGAATCTGTGGCTGCTGGCCACCGCGCGCAGGGAGCGCGGGTGGAAAACGAACGTCATCACCGAAGAGGCCTGGTACATCATGGGTACCGAGCTTGCCAAGCAGGCACGGTCCAATCAGAAGCTCGCCCGGGGACTGGGATTTTCCAACATTTTCGTGATGCACAAGGGCTCTGACGTTCCCGTGGGTTCACCGGGCATGGCCGTCATCCAGGAGGCCCACACGATTCACGTGTACCGGCAGAACCGTCCCGAAGAGGCGAAGTGGTGCCAGGAGACTTTCGGATTCCAGCGCGAAACCGCGCCGATCATCGAGAACCTGGACAACGGCCACCACATTTTCAAGGTCGGTGCCGGGAACCCGGAAACGGAAGTCCAGCACATCCGCTCGGAATGGGAGAAGAAGATGACAGACACGGACACGGCCCTTTCCACCGAAGAGGGTGCCCGATGA